The genomic segment TCCTTCCAGATATTTATGTGGAATGCGAAGTTTGTAAGGGAAAAAGATACAACCGCGAAACCTTAGAAGTAAAATACAAGGGAAAACATATTTCTGATATTTTGGATATGACTGTAGAAGAGGCTGTAGTTTTCTTCGAAAATATTCCGAACCTCAAACGAAAACTAGATACCCTGATGGATGTGGGTCTTGGTTATATCAAACTGGGACAGGCTGCCACTACTTTTTCCGGTGGGGAAGCACAAAGGATCAAACTTTCCACAGAACTTTCCAAAAGACCCACAGGCAAAACTCTCTATATTTTAGATGAACCGACAACAGGCCTTCATTTTGAAGACATTGAAAAACTTCTCTCTGTTTTGCAAGTGCTTGTGGACAAAGGTAACTCCATGGTCATCATCGAACATAACTTAGATGTGATCAAAGCAGCAGACTATATCATAGACATAGGACCTGAGGGTGGAGACGGAGGTGGTGAGGTGATTGCTACAGGAACTCCCGAAGAGGTTGTTGCCGTCAAACGTTCGTTCACCGGCCAATACTTAAAAAAAGTTTTAGAAGAAGAAAAGGCTCTCGATGCCAAATTCTCCAAAAAGAAATCTAAGTAAGTTTTCGTGAATCCGACAAATGAGAATTTGATTTTAAAGTATGGGGAACCTGGTTCAATATACCCTAAAAATTTTACTCAAAGTGGATCCGTCGGATTTTATCGGAGCTGGAAACCCATCCTCATCCAGGAAGGTTACTACCATTTCCTTCTTGGTTTTGAATCCTATTTAGAATTCCAAAAAAAACTCTCAAGTCTTGCAGAAGAGCCGGTTGGAGTTTCCGTAAGCCTTTCTTGTATGGTAGAAGTGAATGTGGCCGGAGGAATCCTTGTCCATGCGAGCCGAATCCATCAGGAAAACCATAACCAAGATCAAAATCGGGATACGTTAACCCAAGAGGTTCTTCATTCCCTTTGGGATGGTTTCCGGGAAGGTAATTCCACCAAAATTTTTGCTGTGGGTGTGAGTGAACCGGGTTGGGAAACGAAACTCCGCAAGTTAAGTTCGGCCGTTAGAGAAGGAAAGTTATCCGGAACTAAATCCTTTATCACGAATGGAGCGGAAGCAGATACCATCTTTTGGGTGACTAAATCGGAAGAGGGAAATCCTGTTTATTTGGTCAAACGGAATCAAAATACAAAAAATCCAAACATAGAGGGTGAATCTAAGAGTTCTAATCAAACTAGTGAAGATTCCTTTCATACCGATTTCACTCCGTTAGTCACGCATCTCAAACT from the Leptospira congkakensis genome contains:
- a CDS encoding acyl-CoA dehydrogenase; amino-acid sequence: MNPTNENLILKYGEPGSIYPKNFTQSGSVGFYRSWKPILIQEGYYHFLLGFESYLEFQKKLSSLAEEPVGVSVSLSCMVEVNVAGGILVHASRIHQENHNQDQNRDTLTQEVLHSLWDGFREGNSTKIFAVGVSEPGWETKLRKLSSAVREGKLSGTKSFITNGAEADTIFWVTKSEEGNPVYLVKRNQNTKNPNIEGESKSSNQTSEDSFHTDFTPLVTHLKLTLCEYPISSEDLLLENYGKLGMELRLKELLSLVSLLIGKSKKVSLENGLVAEEREKLTLWRDNFLSQCQGNPDTEFLLSGFPYPTQGLLLALSQHWDLASPKDLKSVDPDFQLFVWEDQFTEYLIQKKKRKLS